One stretch of Oryzias latipes chromosome 7, ASM223467v1 DNA includes these proteins:
- the asb8 gene encoding ankyrin repeat and SOCS box protein 8 isoform X1, which translates to MSSTMWYIMQSIQSKYSLSERLIRTIAAIRSFPHDNVEDLIRKGADVNRMHGTLKPLHCACMVADADCVELLLDKGAEVNALDGYNRTALHYAAEKDENCVELLLEYGAQPNALDGNKDTPLHWAAFKDNPECVRALLESGACPNARDYNNDTPLSWAAMKGNLESVKVLLDYGAQIHVTNLKGQTPISRLVALLARGLGTEQEEECLELLCRAAGRFEIRRADGTLPRELSKDPQLLARLSNMVAQVPTLRSLARCAVRQSLGAQFLPTAVKELPLPETIKEYLLLRD; encoded by the exons ATGAGCTCTACTATGTGGTACATCATGCAGAGCATTCAAAGTAAATACTCCTTGTCTGAGAGACTGATCCGCACCATTGCCGCCATCCGCTCTTTCCCCCACGACAATGTGGAGGATCTTATTCGTAAG GGGGCGGATGTGAACCGGATGCATGGCACCCTCAAGCCGCTTCACTGTGCCTGTATGGTTGCTGATGCTGACTGTGTGGAGCTGCTTTTGGACAAAGGTGCAGAG GTGAATGCTTTGGATGGCTATAACCGCACAGCACTGCACTATGCTGCAGAGAAGGATGAAAACTGTGTTGAGCTGCTGTTGGAGTATGGGGCTCAGCCAAATGCTCTGGACGGGAACAAGGACACTCCACTTCACTGGGCCGCATTTAAAGATAACCCTGAGTGCGTGCGGGCACTGCTGGAAAGCGGGGCCTGTCCAAATGCTCGTGACTACAACAACGACACGCCTTTGAGCTGGGCAGCAATGAAAGGCAACCTTGAGAGTGTCAAGGTACTTTTAGACTACGGAGCTCAGATCCATGTGACCAACTTGAAGGGTCAGACCCCTATCTCGCGACTGGTTGCCCTCCTGGCCAGAGGTCTGGGCACTGAGCAGGAGGAAGAGTGCTTGGAGCTGTTGTGTCGAGCAGCAGGGCGTTTTGAGATCCGACGAGCTGATGGCACCCTACCCAGGGAGCTAAGTAAAGATCCCCAGCTGCTAGCTAGGCTGTCCAACATGGTGGCTCAAGTTCCAACGCTTCGTTCTCTGGCACGCTGTGCTGTACGCCAGAGTCTGGGCGCACAGTTCCTCCCTACTGCTGTGAAAGAGCTTCCTCTACCAGAGACCATCAAGGAATATCTACTTTTGAGAGATTGA
- the asb8 gene encoding ankyrin repeat and SOCS box protein 8 isoform X2: protein MAPSSRFTVPVWLLMLTVWSCFWTKVNALDGYNRTALHYAAEKDENCVELLLEYGAQPNALDGNKDTPLHWAAFKDNPECVRALLESGACPNARDYNNDTPLSWAAMKGNLESVKVLLDYGAQIHVTNLKGQTPISRLVALLARGLGTEQEEECLELLCRAAGRFEIRRADGTLPRELSKDPQLLARLSNMVAQVPTLRSLARCAVRQSLGAQFLPTAVKELPLPETIKEYLLLRD from the exons ATGGCACCCTCAAGCCGCTTCACTGTGCCTGTATGGTTGCTGATGCTGACTGTGTGGAGCTGCTTTTGGACAAAG GTGAATGCTTTGGATGGCTATAACCGCACAGCACTGCACTATGCTGCAGAGAAGGATGAAAACTGTGTTGAGCTGCTGTTGGAGTATGGGGCTCAGCCAAATGCTCTGGACGGGAACAAGGACACTCCACTTCACTGGGCCGCATTTAAAGATAACCCTGAGTGCGTGCGGGCACTGCTGGAAAGCGGGGCCTGTCCAAATGCTCGTGACTACAACAACGACACGCCTTTGAGCTGGGCAGCAATGAAAGGCAACCTTGAGAGTGTCAAGGTACTTTTAGACTACGGAGCTCAGATCCATGTGACCAACTTGAAGGGTCAGACCCCTATCTCGCGACTGGTTGCCCTCCTGGCCAGAGGTCTGGGCACTGAGCAGGAGGAAGAGTGCTTGGAGCTGTTGTGTCGAGCAGCAGGGCGTTTTGAGATCCGACGAGCTGATGGCACCCTACCCAGGGAGCTAAGTAAAGATCCCCAGCTGCTAGCTAGGCTGTCCAACATGGTGGCTCAAGTTCCAACGCTTCGTTCTCTGGCACGCTGTGCTGTACGCCAGAGTCTGGGCGCACAGTTCCTCCCTACTGCTGTGAAAGAGCTTCCTCTACCAGAGACCATCAAGGAATATCTACTTTTGAGAGATTGA
- the atf7 gene encoding cyclic AMP-dependent transcription factor ATF-7, which produces MGDEKPFVCGAPGCGQRFTNEDHLAVHKHKHEMTLKFGPARTDSVIIADQTPTPTRFLKNCEEVGLFNELASSFDQDDDEKRAKNSLPAANSVALDMSLQTPSDVKVKEEEAPVEVDSSPPGSPESISGMSDSSQDPIVTGKDMPPRNSAPTPAIVRPGSLPLHLGFDALQPTMPSPTSVITQAPPSNRTLGSPTSHYPMMMLPGGQAVPVLPGPVPSVINLARPMCMVPNIPGIPGPPLGGSSSGSNSPSGYSNHSEAKMRLKAALSQQSPLGQNMGVMAMGNSAMVPQKMEQSQLLVQHPDAPSPAQPQVSPAQPTGGRRRRTADDDPDERRQRFLERNRAAASRCRQKRKLWVSSLEKKAEELSTLNVSLSNEVSLLRNEVAHLKQLLLAHKDCPVTTLQKKNAYLAAEDGIRDTSEPTGSPAPVIQHSSLAPSPSAGQNGLSSRAAAEAMAMSVLAGMGQQQRVESGPSHVIMAAQSQSAAR; this is translated from the exons ATGGGAGATGAGAAGCCTTTCGTGTGCGGCGCTCCTGGTTGTGGACAG AGGTTTACCAATGAGGACCACTTGGcagtacacaaacacaaacatgagaTGACATTAAAATTTGGACCAGCCAGGACAGACTCTGTCATTATAGCAG accagACACCCACACCCACTCGCTTCCTTAAGAACTGTGAGGAAGTTGGTCTGTTTAATGAGCTGGCCAGCTCTTTTGACCAAGACGATGACGAAAAGAGGGCAAAGAACTCT CTTCCAGCTGCCAACTCCGTGGCTTTGGACATGAGCCTGCAGACGCCGTCAGATGTGaaggtgaaggaggaggaggcgccTGTGGAGGTCGATTCCTCGCCTCCAGGAAGCCCCGAATCGATATCTGGGATGTCAGACAGCAGCCAAGACCCTATAGTGACGGGAAAG GACATGCCACCGAGGAATTCGGCCCCCACCCCAGCCATTGTGCGACCAGGTTCTCTTCCACTACACTTAGGCTTTGATGCTCTTCAGCCCACCATGCCGTCACCGACTTCTGTCATTACACAGGCGCCACCTTCAAATCGCACTTTGGG CTCGCCGACTAGTCATTACCCAATGATGATGCTGCCCGGCGGTCAGGCAGTGCCTGTGCTCCCTGGACCTGTGCCCTCTGTCATTAAC CTGGCCCGACCAATGTGTATGGTGCCCAACATTCCCGGTATCCCTGGTCCCCCTCTGggaggcagcagcagcggctCGAACTCCCCCTCTGGCTACAGCAACCACTCAGAGGCCAAGATG CGTTTAAAGGCTGCGCTGTCCCAGCAAAGCCCTTTAGGACAAAATATGGGCGTCATGGCAATGGGTAACAGTGCCATGGTACCTCAAAAGATGGAGCAAAGCCAGCTGCTGGTTCAACACCCTGATGCTCCATCTCCTGCACAACCTCAG GTATCTCCAGCACAGCCCACAGGTGGGCGTCGACGGCGGACAGCGGATGATGATCCAGATGAGCGAAGGCAGCGCTTCCTGGAGAGGAACAGGGCGGCGGCGTCTCGCTGCAGACAGAAACGCAAACTGTGGGTCAGTTCCCTGGAGAAGAAGGCAGAGGAGCTCAGCACTCTAAACGTCTCGCTGTCG AATGAGGTTTCTCTGTTACGGAACGAGGTGGCTCATTTGAAGCAGCTGTTGCTGGCACACAAGGACTGTCCTGTAACCACCCTGCAAAAGAAGAATGCCTACTTAG CTGCAGAAGATGGCATAAGAGACACTTCAGAGCCTACTGGATCCCCAGCCCCAGTGATTCAGCACAGTTCTTTGGCACCCAGCCCCTCTGCAGGGCAAAACGGCCTGAGCTCAAGGGCAGCAGCTGAAGCCATGGCAATGTCTGTTTTGGCAGGAATGGGTCAACAACAGAGGGTTGAGAGTGGACCCTCTCATGTAATTATGGCTGCACAGTCGCAGTCTGCCGCCAGATGA